One Anas platyrhynchos isolate ZD024472 breed Pekin duck chromosome 2, IASCAAS_PekinDuck_T2T, whole genome shotgun sequence DNA segment encodes these proteins:
- the LOC140001660 gene encoding uncharacterized protein isoform X2 — MATPAAATGMAIPAAAKGVASPEAATGIAMPAAALGMATPAAATGRANPAEAKGMGSPAEGAGLDNRAAKTGISRRVEATGTGHGEAAGDMGSRKADAVAGNPAAVGAASPAAAAAAAVGAASPAAAVGAGNAAAAVVVGAANPAAAAAVGAARPAAAAAVGAGNAAAAAVGAANPAAAAAVGAGNAAAGEGNLAVAPGVGNPAAAPGAGNPSAAEANMTYLEEEEEAEEEEVEQMTYSVAGGSVTYPAVSVGATYTAVATGIPYLTLAKSKTNSVATTTTSMTNSMAAGDMAITAAGQIQPTSNASSPAFAFSSPIVKSTEAEVLSTFPESQVLKHTNQ, encoded by the exons ATGGCAACTCCAGCAGCTGCGACGGGCATGGCaattccagcagcagcaaagggcgTTGCCTCTCCAGAGGCAGCAACGGGCATTGCAATGCCTGCTGCAGCGCTGGGCATGGCAACGCCGGCAGCAGCGACGGGAAGAGCGAATCCAGCAGAAGCAAAAGGCATGGGAAGCcctgcagaaggagctggcCTGGATAATCGAGCGGCGAAAACAGGAATTTCAAGAAGAGTGGAAGCGACGGGCACGGGCCATGGAGAAGCAGCGGGAGATATGGGAAGTCGCAAAGCAGATGCGGTTGCAGGAAATCCAGCAGCGGTGGGCGCAGCcagtccagcagcagcagcagcagcagcagtgggcgCAGCCAGTCCAGCAGCAGCGGTGGGCGCaggaaatgcagcagcagcagtagtgGTGGGCGCAGCcaatccagcagcagcagcagcagtgggcgcagccaggccagcagcagcagcagcagtgggcgcaggaaatgcagcagcagcagcagtgggcgCAGCcaatccagcagcagcagcagcagtgggcgCAGGAAATGCAGCAGCAGGCGAGGGAAACCTGGCAGTAGCGCCGGGGGTGGGAAATCCAGCTGCAGCGCCGGGGGCGGGCAATCCATCAGCAGCGGAGGCGAACATGACATATctagaggaggaagaggaggcggaggaagaggaggtAGAACAAATGACATACTCAGTGGCAGGGGGGAGCGTGACATATCCAGCGGTGTCGGTGGGCGCGACATACACAGCAGTGGCCACGGGCATACCTTATCTAACACTGGCAAAGAGCAAGACAAATTCAGTGGCGACGACTACGACGAGCATGACAAATTCAATGGCGGCGGGAGACATGGCAATCACGGCGGCGGGCCAG atacAGCCAACAAGTAATGCTAGCAGTCCTGCGTTTGCATTTTCATCTCCAATTGTGAAGTCTACGGAGGCAGAAGTGCTATCTACATTTCCT
- the LOC140001660 gene encoding uncharacterized protein isoform X1 yields MATPAAATGMAIPAAAKGVASPEAATGIAMPAAALGMATPAAATGRANPAEAKGMGSPAEGAGLDNRAAKTGISRRVEATGTGHGEAAGDMGSRKADAVAGNPAAVGAASPAAAAAAAVGAASPAAAVGAGNAAAAVVVGAANPAAAAAVGAARPAAAAAVGAGNAAAAAVGAANPAAAAAVGAGNAAAGEGNLAVAPGVGNPAAAPGAGNPSAAEANMTYLEEEEEAEEEEVEQMTYSVAGGSVTYPAVSVGATYTAVATGIPYLTLAKSKTNSVATTTTSMTNSMAAGDMAITAAGQRGGWVCTRGWEGTQPGQPTPEDQGDTPHHLASFPAINRIIES; encoded by the exons ATGGCAACTCCAGCAGCTGCGACGGGCATGGCaattccagcagcagcaaagggcgTTGCCTCTCCAGAGGCAGCAACGGGCATTGCAATGCCTGCTGCAGCGCTGGGCATGGCAACGCCGGCAGCAGCGACGGGAAGAGCGAATCCAGCAGAAGCAAAAGGCATGGGAAGCcctgcagaaggagctggcCTGGATAATCGAGCGGCGAAAACAGGAATTTCAAGAAGAGTGGAAGCGACGGGCACGGGCCATGGAGAAGCAGCGGGAGATATGGGAAGTCGCAAAGCAGATGCGGTTGCAGGAAATCCAGCAGCGGTGGGCGCAGCcagtccagcagcagcagcagcagcagcagtgggcgCAGCCAGTCCAGCAGCAGCGGTGGGCGCaggaaatgcagcagcagcagtagtgGTGGGCGCAGCcaatccagcagcagcagcagcagtgggcgcagccaggccagcagcagcagcagcagtgggcgcaggaaatgcagcagcagcagcagtgggcgCAGCcaatccagcagcagcagcagcagtgggcgCAGGAAATGCAGCAGCAGGCGAGGGAAACCTGGCAGTAGCGCCGGGGGTGGGAAATCCAGCTGCAGCGCCGGGGGCGGGCAATCCATCAGCAGCGGAGGCGAACATGACATATctagaggaggaagaggaggcggaggaagaggaggtAGAACAAATGACATACTCAGTGGCAGGGGGGAGCGTGACATATCCAGCGGTGTCGGTGGGCGCGACATACACAGCAGTGGCCACGGGCATACCTTATCTAACACTGGCAAAGAGCAAGACAAATTCAGTGGCGACGACTACGACGAGCATGACAAATTCAATGGCGGCGGGAGACATGGCAATCACGGCGGCGGGCCAG cgaggaggtTGGGTATGCACAAGAGGCTGGGAGGGCACCCAGCCAGGACAACCGACCCCAGAGGACCAAGGGGATACTCCACACCATTTAGCATCATTCCCAGCaataaatagaatcatagaatcatag